TCGGAGATGGGAATGGGGTGAAGAACGTCGTGGTGTCTATCGCCAATATCGAAAAGGGCAAGGCCCAGGCGGCCGAAGGCGGGACGCTGGACCAGAAAGAGTGTATCTACACGCCGCGCGTGGTCCTCTCACCGGCCGGGGCTGATCTGAACATTCTGAACAACGACGGGATTCTGCACAACATTCATACCTATAGCGAGGCCAACCCCTCGATCAACAAAGCCCAGCCGAAGTTTCGGAAGAAGATGACGCAGAACTTCGCGCAGTCCGAAACGATTCGGGTCGAGTGTGACGCCCATAGCTGGATGAAGGGCTGGCTGGTGGTGACCGACCATCCTTACTATGCCGTCACTGATGCCAGCGGAGCGTTCGAGTTGGCAGACGTGCCGGCCGGTTCATATACCCTGCGGATTTGGCATG
The Desulfurellaceae bacterium genome window above contains:
- a CDS encoding carboxypeptidase regulatory-like domain-containing protein, whose amino-acid sequence is MYRVKYLAVAALSIPVLTLSSAWAYESGDVSNGGTIAGTVKFVGEAPAMAKIETTKDVDVCGKTEKFDEALVVGDGNGVKNVVVSIANIEKGKAQAAEGGTLDQKECIYTPRVVLSPAGADLNILNNDGILHNIHTYSEANPSINKAQPKFRKKMTQNFAQSETIRVECDAHSWMKGWLVVTDHPYYAVTDASGAFELADVPAGSYTLRIWHETLGEMTQDVTVEAGGVASVAVEMAQN